One Roseimaritima multifibrata DNA window includes the following coding sequences:
- a CDS encoding DUF3991 and TOPRIM domain-containing protein, producing the protein MDRHSELAAFKRLDLVQYCQSRSFVIDQRASSRSAIVLRSPSDEKIGVSKSTEGTFIFYDYKGGRGGSIIDFCQWLDGGTLGEVRKTLRAYDPTSFSVPSALPFKLVSSTHDETKVLAAWMQARSIGASGHPYLTQYRRIALEVQTAPLFRDRIRIDSRSNALFPHFSTKGTLCGFEIKNGGASKKSFTGFSPNGLKGLACSRPRETDCEMVVCETAIDMLSLASIEGIEKRRFFSTGGQVSEMQLEALQSAASRMPTNSTRILLALDNDKAGHELARRIADALSNSKLKVVPYFPPDPGADWNDMLQRTIRESNRTPEPIKS; encoded by the coding sequence ATGGATAGACATTCAGAACTTGCGGCATTCAAACGATTGGATTTGGTTCAGTACTGCCAGAGCCGGAGCTTTGTGATCGATCAGCGGGCCAGCAGTCGAAGTGCTATTGTCCTAAGAAGTCCAAGCGATGAAAAGATTGGCGTGAGCAAGTCAACGGAAGGAACATTTATCTTCTATGACTACAAGGGAGGACGCGGCGGGTCCATAATCGATTTCTGTCAGTGGCTGGACGGCGGAACACTTGGCGAGGTACGCAAAACGCTTCGTGCCTACGATCCAACGAGCTTTTCAGTTCCCTCTGCCTTGCCGTTCAAACTGGTTTCATCAACTCACGATGAAACGAAGGTTCTAGCGGCATGGATGCAAGCAAGATCAATTGGTGCCAGTGGCCACCCCTATTTGACCCAGTACCGCCGCATAGCTCTTGAAGTTCAAACCGCTCCTCTCTTCCGAGACAGAATTCGAATCGACAGTCGTTCAAATGCCCTCTTCCCACATTTCAGCACCAAAGGAACGCTCTGCGGTTTTGAGATCAAAAACGGTGGTGCAAGCAAAAAGAGCTTCACGGGTTTCAGCCCCAACGGCTTGAAGGGGCTTGCCTGCAGCCGGCCCCGCGAAACGGACTGCGAAATGGTCGTGTGTGAAACCGCTATCGACATGCTCAGCCTAGCTTCGATCGAAGGAATCGAAAAAAGACGATTTTTCTCCACCGGTGGTCAGGTAAGTGAAATGCAGCTGGAAGCCCTTCAATCTGCCGCATCCCGGATGCCAACCAATTCTACTCGCATTCTGTTGGCACTCGACAATGACAAAGCCGGACACGAACTTGCCCGGCGGATTGCCGACGCGCTAAGCAACTCGAAGCTGAAGGTTGTCCCCTACTTTCCGCCAGATCCAGGAGCGGACTGGAACGATATGTTGCAACGGACAATTCGAGAGAGCAATCGCACCCCAGAACCCATCAAATCGTAA